From Schistocerca americana isolate TAMUIC-IGC-003095 chromosome 11, iqSchAmer2.1, whole genome shotgun sequence, the proteins below share one genomic window:
- the LOC124554041 gene encoding GA-binding protein subunit beta-1-like — translation MTPQMLAAADKYGLSALKAACEQQLATQLTVENAAATAVLAVRHCCPSLTPASVAFIKDHNFRVMATQGWADMMRSHTEDLIEVSRLLAEPPEEIRSLSVEEKGRRLIQSAEEGAVEEIRTLLAAGADLGVRDKYMGTALHCAAREGHVDAVKYLVECGASLEDRNRKQSTPLHLAAWKGHTAVVRLLVACSADPNAKGDCGWTPLHFAACYGHTEVAAVLLEAGSDRSTRDNRGNTPLDLARHNNQQQLVGILT, via the exons ATGACCCCACAAATGCTGGCAGCTGCTGATAAGTACGGCTTGTCGGCCCTGAAGGCTGCTTGTGAGCAGCAGCTGGCCACTCAGCTGACTGTGGAGAATGCAGCAGCCACAGCTGTCCTGGCAGTGAGGCACTGCTGCCCAAGCCTGACTCCGGCTTCAGTCGCCTTCATAAAAGACCACAACTTCCGAGTAATGGCTACACAGGGCTGGGCAGACATGATGCGTAGCCACACTGAAGATTTGATTGAAGTGAGTCGCCTGCTTGCTGAACCACCAGAAGAAATCAG GAGTCTTTCGGTCGAGGAGAAAGGCAGGAGGCTGATCCAGTCAGCTGAggagggagcagtggaagagataCGGACTCTGCTCGCCGCAGGTGCTGACTTAGGAGTGAGGGACAAGTACATGGGGACCGCCCTGCATTGTGCAGCGAGGGAGGGACACGTGGATGCAGTGAAGTATCTGGTGGAGTGTGGTGCAAGCCTGGAAGACAGGAACAGGAAGCAGAGCACACCTCTGCACTTAGCTGCATGGAAAGGCCACACGGCTGTGGTGCGGCTGCTGGTGGCTTGTTCTGCAGACCCCAACGCCAAGGGTGACTGTGGGTGGACGCCACTGCACTTTGCGGCATGCTATGGTCACACAGAAGTAGCAGCTGTGCTGCTGGAGGCGGGATCTGACAGGAGCACAAGAGATAACAGGGGGAACACACCACTGGACCTTGCTAGACATAACAATCAGCAGCAGCTCGTAGGGATACTCACGTGA